A section of the Maylandia zebra isolate NMK-2024a linkage group LG8, Mzebra_GT3a, whole genome shotgun sequence genome encodes:
- the fam20a gene encoding pseudokinase FAM20A yields the protein MMRRDRILLAVTLTAVFSADLYFILLPKMRSKGLTSGHSCSCGPNKLTLPPSQGGLATPQLSNWTSAPLLDGTTSEPAYGGSKLVRLFSHPLYNIQTPALGPEERLLQVEQLIDYYRRKVSHWERHMKLYSLAAALANITVTNHEVTYDPDTSWLKFHLGINRYALYSRDDPTVLQLIKDMQSMTVISADYTQDEKALKGACDCTQVVKPSGHHLKLALKMRNLAKAMFKPMRQQRDEETPEDVFYFVDLQRHNAEIAAFHLDRILDFRRVPPVVGRLVNITSEVLKVTQNEDLRAVFFTSPANNTCFFAKCLYVCKTEYAACGSPDLLEGSLSAYLPGLSIAPRISIPSPWIRSYTFTGREEWEVNPFYCDTIKQQYPYNSGNRLLNIIDMSIFDFLIGNMDRHHYEIFTKFGDEGFLLHLDNARGFGKHAKDEMSILSPLSQCCMIKQSTLLRLQLLAQSEFRLSDVMRESLQEDSLRPILTEPHLLALDRRLHKVLRVVHQCVRRLGKDEVITEDFFKSTVTPEAATDGTMQR from the exons ATGATGAGAAGAGATCGCATCTTATTAGCTGTGACCCTCACGGCCGTCTTCTCCGCCGACCTCTACTTCATCCTCTTGCCAAAGATGCGGAGCAAGGGCCTGACATCGGGACACTCCTGCTCATGTGGCCCCAACAAACTCACCCTCCCCCCCAGCCAGGGGGGTCTGGCCACGCCGCAGCTCTCCAACTGGACTTCTGCACCACTCCTGGACGGCACCACGTCTGAGCCTGCGTACGGAGGCTCAAAACTGGTGAGgcttttctctcaccctctaTACAACATCCAGACTCCGGCTCTGGGGCCAGAAGAGAGACTGCTGCAGGTGGAACAGCTGATTGACTACTATAGGAGGAAAGTGTCGCACTGGGAAAG ACATATGAAGCTCTACAGTCTGGCAGCGGCTCTGGCTAACATCACTGTGACTAATCATGAGGTGACCTACGACCCTGATACCAGCTGGCTGAAGTTCCACCTGGGAATAAACCGCTATGCTCTGTACTCCCGTGATGACCCTACTGTCCTTCAACTTATCAAGGACATGCAGAGCATGACAGTCATCAGTGCAG ATTACACTCAAGATGAGAAAGCCCTAAAAGGAGCGTGTGATTGCACCCAAG TGGTGAAGCCCAGCGGACATCACCTGAAACTGGCCCTGAAAATGCGCAACCTAGCTAAAGCCATGTTTAAACCAATGAG gcagCAGAGGGACGAGGAGACTCCAGAAGACGTCTTCTATTTCGTTGACCTCCAGAGACACAATGCAGAGATTGCTGCTTTTCATCTGGACAG GATCCTAGACTTCCGGAGAGTTCCTCCAGTGGTTGGCAGGCTGGTGAACATCACTAGTGAAGTCCTAAAAGTAACCCAGAATGAAGACCTACGAGCTGTGTTCTTCACCTCCccgg CAAACAACACTTGTTTCTTTGCCAAGTGCCTGTATGTGTGCAAGACAGAATATGCAGCGTGCGGGAGCCCCGACCTGCTGGAGGGCTCCCTGTCCGCCTACCTGCCGGGACTCAGCATTGCTCCCCGCATCTCCATCCCCAGCCCGTGGATCCGTTCCTACACCTTCACCGGACGGGAGGA GTGGGAAGTGAATCCTTTCTACTGCGACACAATAAAGCAGCAGTACCCCTATAACTCAGGAAACAGGCTCCTAAACATCATAGACATGTCCATCTTCGACTTTCTCATAG GGAACATGGACAGACACCACTATGAGATTTTTACCAAGTTTGGGGATGAAGGCTTCCTTCTTCACTTGGACAATGCCAGAGG GTTTGGGAAGCACGCTAAAGATGAGATGTCCATCCTGTCTCCACTGTCCCAGTGCTGCAT GATAAAGCAATCCACACTACTAAGGCTGCAGCTCCTGGCCCAATCAGAGTTCAGGCTCAGTGATGTGATGAGGGAGTCCCTGCAGGAAGACTCTTTAAGGCCCATCCTGACAGAGCCCCACCTGTTGGCCCTGGACCGCAGGTTGCACAAGGTCCTCCGAGTGGTCCACCAGTGCGTCCGGAGGCTGGGCAAAGACGAAGTGATCACTGAGGACTTTTTTAAATCCACAGTGACTCCCGAGGCTGCCACAGACGGGACGATGCAAAGGTAA